In Coleofasciculus chthonoplastes PCC 7420, the genomic window CAATGCGTTTTCTTCCTGCGGATTTAATTGCAAGGCTTTATTAATGTGAACCTTAGCCATGGACACTTGATTTTGCTTTAAATAAGCTAACCCTAATAAGCCATGACATTTGCTATTGGTTTGCTCTAATTTGAGAGCTTCTCGTAATTCTAAAACAGCACCCGCAAAATTGTTTTTCTGCATGTAGCTGTCAGCACGGCTGATATAGGCAGCAACTTTTGAGCCTTCTTGAGTTCCACCCCCCTTGGTTGAGGCATCACTGGTAGCAGCGCCAGCTTGGGTTTTCTTGACCGCCTTACCCGGTCCGGCTGTTTTGGAAACGGCTGTTCCTGGAGAGGTTTTGCCGATGCCGGATTTGGATGTTTTTCCTTTAAGCATCAAGTAAACTAAGTTGAGTTCACTGATTTCGCCAGTGACGTCCACAACTCGATCAAGAGATTCGTATTGCTTAGAGGCTAGCGATTTCAAGGAATTTCGATAAACAGCATCGGCATTTGCACCAGCTTTTGCCAATTGTTTAGCCACGTCACTGTAAATAGAAATTTTTCCTCCTTCTGCGGCTAGACGCTTACCCATGTGTCCTAAACTGATTCTATAGTCGCGACTGCCGCGAAACAGTTGTTCCTTGGCAGGATTGACGAGTTTGGTTAGCAGTTCATTGGCTTGCTGTTTTTCCTCGTCTGTTTTGAATTTGCTGCTGTCAGGGTGGAGACGGCGAGTTACTTTGAGATACTGCTTCCGGACTGTCTTCTCATCCGCATCGACGGGAACGCCTAGAATGGCATGATAATCCGTGAAATCATACTTAAAGAGTCCGCGTTCAATTTCAAAAGCCATAGGGTGCTGTCCAATTGCTGTGACGAAAGAATAGTTTTATAGTCTGTCTTAGAGATGAGAGACCCCCTTGACATCCTCATAGCTATTGTAGAAAATACAGTTCCTAAGATCTGGTGCATCTCAAGACTGTTCGGTTAAGGGCAGCTGAGGGAGCTGAGGGAGCAAAGGAAGCTTGGGGAGATGGGGAAGATGGGGAAGTAAATGACGTAGCTTGCTTCTCGCTCCCTTGAGTATGACAAATGACAAATGACGAATGACGATCTCAATTCCAACTGGACAGGGGTGGTGTTTTTAACAGTTCCTGGCTGAGTTGGTCATGAATTTGACCATTGGTGGCGAGAATTCGTCCAGATTTTAGGACAAGGGGGCTACCATCATAAGCGGTGACTGTGCCACCTGCCTCTTGCACTAATACTACACCAGCCGTAATATCCCAGGGCGAAATTCCCCGTTCCCAATAACCATCTAAGCGTCCACAAGCCACATCTGCCAAATCCAGTGAGGCTGAACCACTGCGGCGAACGCCTTGGGTGAGGTGAGTTAGGTGACAAAACTCGGCATAGTTATTATCTGGGGTTTCGCGACGGTCATAGGCAAAGCCAGTTACCAGTAAGCTTTGATTGAAAGTCGATGTGTTAGAGACGTGAATGGGACGGCGGTTGCAAGTTGCCCCTAATCCCTTAGCGGCGCGAAAGAGTTCATTGCGAAAGGGATTATAGATCACTCCCACTTGCGGGATTTCGTCAATGAGTAATCCCACTGATGTAGAGGCAATGGGGTATTGATGAGCATAATTGGTGGTGCCGTCGAGGGGATCAATTGCCCACCGATATTTACTCTGTTGATCTCCCCCTTGACCCGATTCTTCTGCCAAAATAGCGTGATGGGGGACATGACGCCTTAAGACTTTTAAAATGACGGCTTCTGCTTCTTTATCGGCAACGGTGACTAAATCACCTGGACGCCCTTTCTCTTCTACGGCATCTAGTTTACCCCAGTAGGTTTGCAAGATTGCCCCGGCTGCCATGGCAGCTTCTGTGGCGATATCAAGAAAGATTTGCAGTTGATCGGGTGTGGGTTGGCTCATGGTTGGTGATTAGAGTTTTCAGTTTTTCGGATAGTCGGGATGGGTTTGACTATTATTGGTTATTTTTCGACGCCAAGCACCATTCTCAACAGGACGATTGTAGACAGGTAGCCGCTTATGTTTGAGTAATCACAGCTACAGTAATAACATCTGACTGGAGTAGGTTTCAAACTTCTCGATTTTATCCTAGTTCGCCCTTATGGACTTGGTTGACAATGAATTAAGCGTTTATAGTCAGTAATAAAGCACTTAAAAACTTGCGGCTTAATCATTTACTAATCCGGCTTGGCTGAATTCATAAATCCAGCTTTCCTTAAATGAATTAGCCCTGCTACCCTAAGCAGGATCTGTGCCTAAGTCCTAAAACGTTGACACCAAAATCCGCTAACATGGCAAACGAGTGACTCAAACCTATTGATGGCTAAGACTGTGAAACGAGTAGGGGTAATCGGTGGTGGACAACTGGCTTGGATGATGGGAGGTGGGGCTAAATCATTGGGTTTGGATTTGGTGATTCAAACACCCCAGCCTACTGATCCAGCCGTTAGTGTTGCCTCTGATACCATCTTTGCCCCGATTGATGACGCCGCCGCGACTGCAAAGTTAGCTGCCCATTGTGATGTGATCACATTTGAGAATGAATTTATTAATTTAGATGCGTTGTTCCCCTTGGCAAACCAAGGTGTCTGTTTTCGCCCCCGCCTAGACGCCTTAGCCCCCCTACTCGATAAATATCACCAACGTTGCTATTTACGTGACATTGGCTTACCCCAACCTGCTTTTAACTTACTAGAGACACCCCTCAACCCTGATACACTGAATTTTCCCTTGGTTCTCAAAGCGCGACGCCACGGCTATGATGGTCAAGGCACGTTTATTTTTAAGGATAGAGAGAGTTTCCAGGAACTCTGGCAAAAACTTGCCGATACACCTCTACTCGTCGAGGAATTTATACCCTTTGAACGAGAATTAGCTGTGATCGCGGCTTGTTCTGTAAGCGGTGAGGTAGTGGTTTACCCGGTTGTCGAAACCCAGCAGGAAAATCAAGTCTGCCGTCGGGTGATTATTCCCGCACCGATTAGCTCAGAGACACAACAAGAGATTAACGCGATCGCACGTACCTTACTCAATAGTTTACAAGCCGTGGGCGTGTTTGGGATTGAACTCTTTCTCACCGCCAATAATCAGGTATATGTCAACGAAGTCTCCCCTCGTACCCACAATTCTGGACATTTTAGTCTAGATGCTTGTGAAACGTCGCAGTTTGAAATGCATTTACGGGCAGTTGCCGGATTACCATTGACAAAACCAATACTTAAGTGTAATGGAGCCGTCATGGTTAATCTATTGGGTTACGAATATTCCCAAAATGATTACCTTGAAAAACGGCAAAAACTCGCCAGCCAGCCGCAAACTTATGTGCATTGGTATGGGAAAAAGCAATCCCGCCCTGGGCGCAAACTCGGTCATGTCACCGTTCTCCTGAATTCTAACTCAGGGAAGAACCCCCAGGCGATCGCACAAACAATAGAAACCCTGTGGTACGGTTAAAGTCTTGATTGTTGATTGTGTAGGGGCGGGTTTTACCGATAATACTATCCAACACAACCGATAACGTGACTAAACCCGCCCCAGCCAAGGACAAATGACATAAACAAATGACAAATCATTCTAATTGGGAAATCCCCTTTAAAACAAAGTCACTTTGAGCTTG contains:
- a CDS encoding J domain-containing protein, producing MAFEIERGLFKYDFTDYHAILGVPVDADEKTVRKQYLKVTRRLHPDSSKFKTDEEKQQANELLTKLVNPAKEQLFRGSRDYRISLGHMGKRLAAEGGKISIYSDVAKQLAKAGANADAVYRNSLKSLASKQYESLDRVVDVTGEISELNLVYLMLKGKTSKSGIGKTSPGTAVSKTAGPGKAVKKTQAGAATSDASTKGGGTQEGSKVAAYISRADSYMQKNNFAGAVLELREALKLEQTNSKCHGLLGLAYLKQNQVSMAKVHINKALQLNPQEENALKGKQYIDKLTQKSGSGKKPKEQSGGGGLFGGLFGGKKK
- a CDS encoding inositol monophosphatase family protein, with translation MSQPTPDQLQIFLDIATEAAMAAGAILQTYWGKLDAVEEKGRPGDLVTVADKEAEAVILKVLRRHVPHHAILAEESGQGGDQQSKYRWAIDPLDGTTNYAHQYPIASTSVGLLIDEIPQVGVIYNPFRNELFRAAKGLGATCNRRPIHVSNTSTFNQSLLVTGFAYDRRETPDNNYAEFCHLTHLTQGVRRSGSASLDLADVACGRLDGYWERGISPWDITAGVVLVQEAGGTVTAYDGSPLVLKSGRILATNGQIHDQLSQELLKTPPLSSWN
- a CDS encoding 5-(carboxyamino)imidazole ribonucleotide synthase, with the translated sequence MAKTVKRVGVIGGGQLAWMMGGGAKSLGLDLVIQTPQPTDPAVSVASDTIFAPIDDAAATAKLAAHCDVITFENEFINLDALFPLANQGVCFRPRLDALAPLLDKYHQRCYLRDIGLPQPAFNLLETPLNPDTLNFPLVLKARRHGYDGQGTFIFKDRESFQELWQKLADTPLLVEEFIPFERELAVIAACSVSGEVVVYPVVETQQENQVCRRVIIPAPISSETQQEINAIARTLLNSLQAVGVFGIELFLTANNQVYVNEVSPRTHNSGHFSLDACETSQFEMHLRAVAGLPLTKPILKCNGAVMVNLLGYEYSQNDYLEKRQKLASQPQTYVHWYGKKQSRPGRKLGHVTVLLNSNSGKNPQAIAQTIETLWYG